From the Burkholderia glumae LMG 2196 = ATCC 33617 genome, one window contains:
- the sucC gene encoding ADP-forming succinate--CoA ligase subunit beta produces the protein MKESRMKIHEYQGKEILRKFGVAVPRGKPAFSVDEALKVAEELGGPVWVVKAQIHAGGRGKGGGVKVAKSLDQVREYASQILGMQLKTHQTGPEGQKVNRLLIEEGADIKKELYVGIVIDRVTQKVVVMASSEGGMDIEEVAEKTPEALHKVAVEPSKGLQDAEADELATKIGVPAASLPQARAILQNLYKAFWETDASLAEINPLVLTGDGKVIALDAKFNFDSNALFRHPEIVAYRDLDEEDPAEIEASKFDLAYISLDGNIGCLVNGAGLAMATMDTIKLFGGEPANFLDVGGGATTEKVTEAFKLMLKNPDLKAILVNIFGGIMRCDVIAEGVIAGSKAVNLGVPLVVRMKGTNEDLGKKMLAESGLPIISADSMEEAAQKVVAAAAGK, from the coding sequence CTGAAGGAATCACGCATGAAGATTCACGAGTACCAGGGTAAGGAAATCCTGCGGAAGTTCGGCGTCGCGGTCCCGCGCGGCAAGCCGGCGTTCTCGGTGGACGAGGCGCTGAAGGTGGCGGAAGAGCTGGGCGGCCCGGTGTGGGTCGTCAAGGCGCAGATCCACGCGGGCGGCCGCGGCAAGGGCGGTGGCGTGAAGGTGGCCAAATCGCTCGACCAGGTCCGTGAATACGCGAGCCAGATCCTCGGCATGCAGCTGAAGACCCACCAGACCGGCCCGGAAGGCCAGAAGGTGAATCGCCTGCTGATCGAGGAAGGCGCCGACATCAAGAAGGAACTGTACGTCGGCATCGTGATCGATCGCGTCACGCAGAAGGTCGTCGTGATGGCCTCGAGCGAAGGCGGAATGGACATCGAGGAAGTCGCGGAAAAGACGCCGGAGGCGCTGCACAAGGTCGCCGTCGAGCCGTCGAAGGGCCTGCAGGACGCGGAAGCCGACGAGCTCGCCACCAAGATCGGCGTGCCGGCTGCCTCGCTGCCGCAAGCGCGCGCGATCCTGCAGAACCTGTACAAGGCGTTCTGGGAAACCGACGCGTCGCTGGCCGAAATCAACCCGCTGGTGCTGACGGGCGACGGCAAGGTGATCGCGCTCGACGCGAAGTTCAACTTCGATTCGAACGCGCTGTTCCGTCATCCGGAAATCGTCGCGTACCGCGATCTGGACGAAGAAGATCCGGCTGAAATCGAAGCCTCGAAGTTCGACCTGGCCTACATCTCGCTCGACGGCAACATCGGCTGCCTGGTGAACGGTGCCGGCCTGGCGATGGCGACCATGGACACGATCAAGCTGTTCGGCGGCGAGCCGGCCAACTTCCTCGACGTGGGCGGCGGCGCGACCACCGAGAAGGTGACCGAAGCGTTCAAGCTGATGCTGAAGAACCCGGACCTGAAGGCGATCCTGGTGAACATCTTCGGCGGCATCATGCGCTGCGACGTGATCGCCGAGGGCGTGATCGCCGGCTCGAAGGCCGTCAATCTGGGCGTGCCGCTCGTGGTGCGCATGAAGGGCACCAACGAGGACCTGGGCAAGAAGATGCTCGCCGAATCCGGCCTGCCGATCATCTCGGCGGACAGCATGGAAGAAGCGGCGCAGAAGGTCGTGGCGGCCGCTGCCGGCAAGTAA